A single Xiphias gladius isolate SHS-SW01 ecotype Sanya breed wild chromosome 18, ASM1685928v1, whole genome shotgun sequence DNA region contains:
- the gpr61 gene encoding G-protein coupled receptor 61 produces the protein MEHPVKPSPSWNTSLSGLPTFPASLYPNISNVTRPIASIQGGVDLNQSLALCAMLIMDVLAVVGNLAVMIVITKTPQLHKFAFVFHLCLVDLLAALVLMPLGMLSDRILVDEGLCRSYLCLSVCLVSAAILTICAINVERYYYIVHPMRHEVKMTVGVVVIVVVGIWIKAVVMSVLPLLGWLLQGNQGLGTPVLIPGQRHCSLHWTGGRTTRLLFMVFFIFIYFLCPMMIILVVYCNMFKVARIAAMQHGPLPTWMDVPRQRSESISSHSTMAASLGGTGARTTPQRTFSGGKAAVVLVAVGGQFLCCWLPYFSFHLYSAVVSTSPVSLAQLEDIVTWIGYFCFTSNPFFYGFLNRQIREELGRHLACLFKHAGPSEGEQLPSREASIEENFLQFLQGTGCNLEPCNSHSRASPEEPETEALQESAVQQNTAADFHIPGQILEETSEFIQRQQLNNELHVSEKENCCKTVPEL, from the coding sequence ATGGAGCATCCTGTCAAACCAAGCCCCTCCTGGAACacttctctctctggcctccccACATTTCCAGCCTCACTATATCCGAATATCTCTAACGTGACCCGACCCATCGCGAGCATCCAAGGTGGGGTAGATCTGAACCAGTCCTTGGCACTGTGTGCTATGCTCATCATGGATGTGCTGGCAGTGGTGGGGAACTTGGCCGTGATGATTGTCATCACCAAAACGCCACAGCTGCACAAATTTGCCTTCGTGTTCCACCTCTGTCTGGTGGACCTGCTGGCCGCACTGGTGTTGATGCCTCTGGGGATGCTGTCAGACCGAATCTTGGTGGACGAGGGGCTGTGTCGTAGCTACCTCtgcttgagtgtgtgtctggtgaGTGCTGCCATCCTCACCATCTGTGCCATCAACGTGGAGCGTTATTACTACATCGTCCATCCCATGCGTCACGAGGTGAAGATGAcggtgggggtggtggtgatAGTAGTGGTAGGAATCTGGATTAAAGCCGTTGTCATGTCAGTGCTGCCTCTCCTTGGATGGCTGCTCCAGGGGAACCAGGGTCTGGGGACTCCTGTCCTCATTCCTGGTCAGAGACACTGCTCCCTCCACTGGACAGGAGGCAGGACCACACGCCTGCTTTTCATGGtcttctttatatttatttattttctgtgccCCATGATGATCATTCTGGTGGTCTACTGCAACATGTTCAAGGTGGCACGAATAGCAGCCATGCAGCACGGCCCCCTTCCCACCTGGATGGACGTGCCGCGACAACGGTCCGAGTCCATCAGCAGCCACTCCACCATGGCGGCCAGCCTTGGAGGAACGGGTGCCCGCACCACCCCTCAGAGGACCTTCAGTGGCGGGAAGGCCGCTGTGGTCCTAGTGGCAGTGGGAGGCCAGttcctctgctgctggctgcCATATTTCTCCTTCCATCTCTACTCGGCTGTGGTGTCTACCTCTCCCGTCTCGCTGGCCCAGCTGGAGGACATAGTAACGTGGATTGGCTATTTCTGCTTCACTTCCAACCCCTTCTTCTACGGCTTCCTGAATCGGCAGATTCGCGAGGAGCTGGGCCGCCACCTGGCTTGCCTCTTCAAGCATGCTGGGCCCAGTGAAGGGGAGCAGCTGCCCAGCCGCGAGGCCTCTATTGAGGAGAACTTTTTGCAGTTCCTACAGGGCACTGGATGCAATCTGGAGCCCTGCAACTCTCACAGCAGAGCCAGCCCAGAGGAGCCAGAGACTGAGGCCCTTCAGGAATCAGCTGTTCAGCAGAACACGGCAGCTGACTTCCATATCCCAGGGCAGATCCTTGAGGAGACCTCAGAGTTCATACAGCGGCAACAGCTGAACAATGAGCTACATGTATCAGAGAAGGAGAACTGCTGCAAAACTGTACCAGAGCTGTAG